GTTGGTGGCAAAGAAGAAGGAGCGAAAGATGGTGATGGGTATGGGTTTGGTGAGAGAGTAGAAGGTGGTTGTAGTGTGGAGATGGAGCTTAGAGAAAATGGGAGCTCtgatgagagagagagccatTCTTGAGGAATAAAAGCaacgatttttctttttgagtacGGTTCGGACTTCGGAGAGTGAACTGAGGAAGGTGACTGtgtgctcaaaaagccaaaaactaATATATTGCCTTATTTCCAATATGGGTGGATTAGTTTATTAccttatttatatttcttaaaaaaaattgagttatctagtaacccaatttttttactataatttataatttacgtgGTAGAATGTACATAGTTAACCATcaattatacataattttttttttttactaatcaCACTTACAGAGTTGTAGtcctaaacttttaaaaaaaaatttggatctatctctcaaaaaaaaaagtttatttagaagttttagaaattattagaGCATTCATAAGAATtagtataatagaaaaaaaaaaaatcacattttagCAAACTAACTCAAAATTCACTCACATCATGTCatataaaattgtttaaaaataaattgttactacaataattatgtaaatttatattgatacTGTTCATttgcattatttatttacattcctaaggataaaagaaaataaaggatgTTGATTCTtgttgagaaaaaaagagaaaaaattttaaaaatcaagaaaatttgatatttgaatgaaatgtagtgtaaaataaataattcgaTGTaaagtgttttgaaaaatgagtatgtaaaatataaaaagaaagtttttatgctaaaatattcATACATTTTTGTACTAGCTAATGCAAACACTCTTAGAATCATTAATGAGCTCTCGTAAAATGGCATAAGGAggtaattttacatatttaagcCCAAAAATCACCCACATCAATTAGTCTAAAAGTATGTAATTTTACATTGTTGCTATACTAAGCATTCACATtagtgttttttaaaaatagaataagGATCACATTTTAACCTGCCAACCTCAAAATGCACACATATCAGACTATGCAAATTGCAAAgttatgtaaaaatacatgATTAGCATTCATATCAACTCATGTACaaattcatgtttattttagcataaaatttaccttttctattttaccagttttcaaaaataatcacatcatattatttattctaaacttttatttcattaaatatcaaattttattattttttaattatttcaattttctcaTACACCATTATTAAACATCATATCTTCCTTCATCATTAAGATGcgcaaaaaatattaaataattaaataaaaaatgaatagtgtcagTAAATTTAAATGATTAACCATATATGGATATATACTTAAACACTATTCATATTggatttcaatattttattttatttctcctCTTGCTCTCATGTCTCATCAGATTCTCCCTCttgaagataataataataaaaaagaatggaatatgattatttaaataaaatagaatatataataaataatattatatgagTGTTTTTTAAAAGTGAACGTgtaaagtgggaaaaaaaatttctataataaaataaacaaatttttttgtacaAACTAATGCGGATTTAGGTTGTGTTTCCAGTCATGTGATTTcaacactttctttttcttgtttggagAAATTGTTTCAAAAACAGTTTTTAAGTGTTTTCTGACTTTTTCACTCTGAAAATCTATTTTGACgtatgttttctatttttatactatctttaaaaaaatattaagccTAGCCTTGCCAGTTGCCAGTTGAACACcccaacccaatccaaaaaCCGAACCCAAATAAAAAGCCCACAAGCTCACTGCAACCTAGGCTGCCTAGCCCCCTGTTCTctctatcattttcttttctcagaAAAATCACAGAACAGGAAAGCAAGAGCTGATGAAGTGCAAGAGCTTGCTTCTCAAGCAGCTTCTCGAGCCAAGGCTGAAGCTGCAAAAAACATCACGCCACCAAAGTTGGCttatcacatttaaatacaCTAATAGCAATATAGATTGCTAAGCATGAAAGATTGATATGTATTTATAGGCATGGTCCCTTCCTTTGGACATAATTGTTGGTTGATGTACACAATGCCTGATAGACCTAAACCTCCTCTTTGGATGGACCCCCATAAGTAAACTAATTAATTGATTGTTAGCATCTGCTGACCTGATCTTTTAATTCTAGGGACTATTCCAAGATGTTCACATTCATATGTAGTAAAACAACCAGGAAATTTTCCTGgcctttttgtcctagttacaataCTCATGCTttcttttatgctatttttCCTGTTTCAGTTATTTCGATGATGTTGCCACTAATAGTTGTTATTTTTGCTTTATTAGGCTGTATCTCCAACTGCATTGCCACAGATATTCAAAAATTCTGTCTGCTTCCCTACTAGTTGACATTATTAAATGTGTTGCCCCCTTTTTCACGTAAGTACATATCTATGAATGTCTTTTTCCAGATTGTGTAATTTCTTGTTTGTGCTCTGTATGGTGCTTAATGCCCTTGTGCTTTATACTTTTGGCAGTGAAGAAATGGATCTGGCTATCAGATACATAGAAAATTTAACTAATGTCTCAAGATTTGACTTGCTCATCATGTGCCTTTCATCTACAGATAGAGATGGTAATATACATGAGCAAGCTTTTacagtttttaataaaaatttactgtGATTATGTGTcgtttattttatgtttttagcaTATCAAGTTTTATCCTACAGTGCTTTTTAGCTTTCATGTTATTTGAGTGCAAGTTGTCTTGTATAAAGGCATTGCAAGTTGTTAAGATTTACATGTTAATTGGATGCAAATTTATAAAGGCATCTTGAGCCTCAGTTCAAACTGTTGGAGTCACAATGGGGACGTGGGTTTGGTTGAGTGCTTTTCATTGTGTTAGCCTGCATGGTTGGACCACCCCCAATGTACGGTAGAAACAGCAGGTACAAGAAACGAGTTGGTATATCTGAAATTATGTCAGTTCCAGGCTTCCAGCTAAGGGCCAAAGTCTATATTAATGCATACAAATTATGCCATAGTCTAGGACTAACAAAAGGTAAAATCTTGCAGGATATATCTTAGACCATGGATGGGTAATAATGAGTCACTGCCTTTCTTATCATTAACCTTTAGGATACAAATTCCTCGAAAGCTATAGCTCCTTTTTTTGCCTTGCATTCGAATAAGGAGAGAAGGGGGAAAGGGGGGGTGCTCTTCTAAATTTGTCcagtaaaaaaatatgattctGACCTTATTGAGAAGGCAAGAGTTAGCATCCACTGGGTATATTAGGAAATCTCAAAATCTATTCATCTAGGGTGCTGATCTTTGTTGAACTATGAATGCATAAATGTACTCATATTCTGGATCTGATTAGATATTTAGATGTGTATGTGTTCTATGTGGAAATATAAATAGAATGGACACATATGTTGAGAAGTTTATATGGTTAAGAATCTCTAAGATTTTCATCGACAAGTGAGTCTGTGCAGCTAAAGTTTCTGAGGATTTAAAGGCTATTGTGCTTAATAGGATAATCAGATACACATTGTTGTTGGTTCTCTACAAAATTATATTCCTTGTTGCAAAAGAGTGAAACTAAAGTAAATTTCTGATCTGCATTCTGGTGTTTAAATTTTCCTTGGATAAAGTTTAGTTCTTTTGTTAATACTGAATCATTTTCTGAACAGATCTCCACAAGATTTGGGATGAAGTATTTTGTAGCGAGGCAACGCCAATTGAGTATGCGGAGATGCTTGATAAACTTCGTTCAAGATACTGCCTCAACTGGTGACAGGCATGTTCTAAATGAGATCTTAGGGATGGTCTTTGTGctatcacattttcattttttgtcctCAGCCATCATAATCCTAAATCACTTACTTAAATGTTGAAATGCTCCACCACTATTTGGTCTACTTTGTGGACCTTCGTAAAAACAATCCCTGAAGGTCTGAAATATGTTCTTTTTCATCTAGTTTGTTTACATGATCCCTTCAGGTCACGGCTATGATCCATTGTTCCGAGTTTGTGCATGTGTACATAggtaattgattttgatgacATATTAAGCCTTGATATTACAATCTCCATTATCTTATCCGTTATTACAAGAATTATCATTGGGATCCAAATTTTGAGAATATTGACTTTAAAGACAtattcaatcaatcaatatagtAGGAAATTCTGTCATGTGGTACactttttgaaaagaaaattgaaacaCTCTCTAGCGCCACATTAAGGATCAAAGAAAAAGGCTATAACttgttgtggggcccaacaattcgtggaccaggcccatttgcccttagagagtccgagggcccaatccgaggagaactgtggcccaagctcatgacgcagagcacagaccaattttgggaggcggccgaggacagtctagtcctcggcaggcccctaatccgcccagaataaagggataaattcgtaaggaaatccaaaataccttggggcgattaccctaaatacccttctggataaggcccaatgcctgacagaaccgtactctgcagctttatcaagtcatccccaacaattccgggattagactgatgggaccaatgtcagtatttgtaaagactgaccctacacgtggacgaaggacatcgaatgcacgctagtataaaaggagaagtaagtgaatctagtaaaggggggagaaaaaaagaaagacttcatgaataagatcgtcggaacgatccatgcacagaacagagaaggtcctccgttggacagccggaaaggatcaCAAGGGTCCTcagatcaagtccgaggagcccattctcagaagtggcagcatggcggggctttaaacgtttaggcccagtccattttccacagggacttttctgaaatccagactggaccatcgccccgtgaccaagcccaagcttttcaagcccactctctacaaatcgtattgtgagggatctctcccgcgtgaacccaaaaatgtcactgggccgcgcaggaatcgtgtccttacaattggcgccgtctgtggggaagcatgcgcgcttggcgcaggtggcggtggagtcaactctctactaagcaaaaattcacggagcttcctccgtctcctttgacgtgcagctgttgttccgacataaacttctgctaggggctacgccttgcagcgcccatggcgtaggcagccctaggggctcttggcctcaagccggctctccccgccctgatctaggggcttacatccgaaaaacaaccaaatacaaaaaataaatctcgtaagttttggacagaaccaaggtcttgcatggtccacggactcaagcctgtggggaaaccaagcacaaaaaaaacaaatctcacaagttttaaggtcttgcatggtcctcggactcaaacctatggggaaaccaagtacaagagatgaaaatcaaaagttttggacagaaccaaggccttgcatggtccacggactcaagcctgtggggaaaccaaacacaaaaaataaatctcgtaagttttggacagaaccaaggtcttgcatggtcctcggactcaaacctatggggaaaccaagtacaagagatgaaaatcaaaagttttggacagaaccaaggccttgcatggtccacggactcaagcctgtgggaaaccaaacacaaaaaataaatctcgtaagttttggacagaaccaaggtcttgcatggtcctcggactcaaacctatggggaaaccaagtacaagagatgaaaatcaaaagctttggacagaaccaaggtcttgcatggtccacggactcaagcctgtggggaaaccaagcacaaaaaaacaaatctcacaagctttggacagaaccaaggtcttgcatggtcctcggactcaaacctatggggaaaccaagtacaagagataaatatcacaagttttggacagaaccaaggtcttgtatggtcctcggactcaaacctatgggaaaaccaactacttttaagaaaaaactacattacgtagaatttggattcatctgaggaaaACTCTCCACTCGCCATTAGGTCAGTTCCCAAATTGCGGGGATTCGCAAGTCTGCTCTTAGATCTGCAGCACCAAGGGAATCAATGTGACGTAGGGCAATACGTCACCTGAGAAACgatttgagttctttaccctccgtcaactcctcggacggtactctcatacttatcacagaatattcaattgttatttttgctagTTTCCTGAGTTAAACTTGCTATGAATTATCGCCGTaatgtttggtagtgttggtacattagaattgattggattatgtttcaaaacttcctgctctaagtatcattgaagaaacaaacactgggagcacacccttccacaaaataatgttgcaaaaagagtagtattccaaaataagtaggcaaaatttccttttttattaaaacaaagaaacagtacagcatacaacaaaaagctgaaatcaacttgtgataaaacttgctacatgatagaaaggaaagttacaaggaagcaagagaaggccgaggacgtagcacagacgagaggttggctactgcttcgaggccttgtcccttcccccatgctttcgcatgcccatagctccgtcagcaaaggagcccaacttgagcctcacgccgcagtggggaggatgcaggtagcatagaggagaggttggctactgcctcaagacctcgtttcatcctcaacgctttcacgtgcccgaaactcaggcagcaaaagaacctgacctcaggctaacaccatctacaaagaagatgcagggagccggaagttgggaagcccccgcagaaatttgccggctacaaggtagacagtgctaatggtggaaattccttcttcggacataccaaaaatctggcatgaccagaacttgcttcggattttgactaaaagcgtgggaaacaccctctcccctctgtcataagggaatatttctttgaatctatgccttcgttgcccgtatatcactcttctgagcctgaggagaacgtggcgcctttgcggcggagagagtttttcttccccgaccctcgtctcaaacatgacttactgcgggaggaagct
This genomic stretch from Quercus lobata isolate SW786 chromosome 3, ValleyOak3.0 Primary Assembly, whole genome shotgun sequence harbors:
- the LOC115979433 gene encoding uncharacterized protein LOC115979433 isoform X5, giving the protein MDRVFIQYQIIFRGQECLPFKVTPRLYLQLHCHRYSKILSASLLVDIIKCVAPFFTEEMDLAIRYIENLTNVSRFDLLIMCLSSTDRDDLHKIWDEVFCSEATPIEYAEMLDKLRSRYCLNW